In Halorubellus sp. JP-L1, one DNA window encodes the following:
- a CDS encoding BGTF surface domain-containing protein: MTRSARGGVAVALAALAVLSLAAPTAVGANGAGSAGSGAADLGGTVEAADASPVADGVADPTLSVPDAANRSRNLTASVSLPADANGSRTFRVTLDPVAGESVAARSVTLAPGESATVDLGACHRAQSYVVRLATPDGDVLVAAQTEVHQANPLVALAEDSREMFAETVSRSETLRVDARLHRCVDRAAFSLRPDDGGDSGPLWRASAVDEDDDGRVAFAWDVDAAADTALVAADGTELSAGVAVDRPVPYGAYELETTTGDGEDGRSGRVTVSFADPDASVYTADGRLSATEAIDAARDGDPVRGEYAAEVVADDWVVLRVDVDGTLDSLPADASLLAPARHENATVRARGVRGGVHGDPAPVDLANATRRFDADAGTLWYAYRADSDQDRTRFEYVALGESWNATASAEVVAVDAVTLDLDSDGRLSPEHVSLDGHTPLPDGTALSVGVRVDGRAVATDEVTVSDGRFEAALDLSGVANGTNATVVVREDGETVHEQAVTVVAEPAFTLRGVRIPDGIAADEPVPVRAFVLNRGTIAGNATVAVTLGNVTRERTESVPAGEDAIVEVRFPASDVPDDEAAVVVSMGETRVERTVEFDEAQPTPPTTGSPTTTPTPTGSEPWPTLADGERRPASDPLPGFGPVAALASLAAALAIVARRISPGAGASADADGD; this comes from the coding sequence ATGACTCGCTCCGCTCGCGGCGGGGTCGCCGTCGCCCTCGCCGCACTCGCGGTCCTCTCGCTTGCGGCACCCACGGCCGTCGGTGCGAACGGTGCCGGTTCCGCGGGGAGCGGCGCCGCCGACCTCGGCGGGACCGTCGAGGCTGCCGACGCCAGCCCCGTCGCCGACGGCGTCGCGGACCCGACGCTCTCGGTGCCCGACGCCGCGAACCGGTCGCGGAACCTGACCGCGTCCGTCTCGCTGCCCGCGGACGCGAACGGGTCGCGGACGTTCCGCGTCACCCTCGACCCGGTCGCCGGGGAGTCGGTCGCGGCCCGGAGCGTGACGCTCGCGCCCGGCGAGAGCGCGACCGTCGACCTCGGCGCGTGCCATCGCGCCCAGTCATACGTCGTTCGGCTCGCGACGCCAGACGGCGACGTCCTCGTCGCCGCCCAGACGGAGGTCCATCAGGCGAATCCGCTCGTCGCGCTCGCCGAGGACTCCCGCGAGATGTTCGCGGAGACGGTCTCGCGTAGCGAGACGTTGCGCGTCGACGCGCGCCTCCACCGGTGCGTCGACCGCGCCGCGTTCTCCCTCCGACCCGACGACGGCGGCGACTCCGGCCCGCTCTGGCGGGCGAGCGCGGTCGACGAGGACGACGACGGCCGGGTCGCGTTCGCGTGGGACGTCGACGCCGCGGCCGACACCGCGCTCGTCGCCGCCGACGGCACCGAGCTGTCCGCGGGCGTCGCCGTCGACCGACCTGTCCCCTACGGCGCGTACGAACTCGAGACGACGACCGGCGACGGCGAAGACGGGCGATCCGGTCGCGTCACCGTGTCGTTCGCGGACCCGGACGCGAGCGTCTACACCGCCGACGGGCGACTGTCGGCGACCGAGGCGATCGACGCGGCGCGCGACGGCGACCCCGTCCGGGGCGAGTACGCCGCCGAGGTCGTCGCCGACGACTGGGTGGTCCTCCGGGTGGACGTCGACGGCACGCTCGACTCGCTGCCCGCGGACGCGTCGCTCCTCGCACCCGCTCGCCACGAGAACGCGACCGTCCGCGCTCGCGGCGTGCGCGGCGGCGTCCACGGCGACCCCGCACCCGTCGACCTCGCGAACGCGACCCGTCGGTTCGACGCGGACGCGGGCACGCTCTGGTACGCGTACCGCGCGGACAGCGACCAGGACCGTACGCGGTTCGAGTACGTCGCGCTCGGCGAGTCCTGGAACGCGACCGCGAGCGCGGAGGTCGTCGCGGTCGACGCGGTGACTCTCGACCTGGACAGCGATGGTCGACTTTCGCCCGAGCACGTCTCGCTCGACGGCCACACCCCGCTCCCTGACGGGACGGCACTCTCCGTCGGCGTCCGCGTCGACGGCCGCGCCGTCGCGACCGACGAGGTCACCGTCTCGGACGGCCGGTTCGAGGCTGCACTCGACCTCTCCGGCGTCGCGAACGGGACGAACGCTACCGTCGTCGTCCGCGAGGACGGCGAGACGGTCCACGAGCAGGCCGTCACCGTCGTCGCAGAACCGGCGTTTACCCTGCGCGGCGTTCGGATCCCGGATGGGATCGCGGCAGACGAGCCGGTGCCGGTTCGCGCGTTCGTCCTGAACCGCGGAACGATCGCGGGGAACGCCACCGTCGCGGTCACGCTCGGGAACGTCACCCGCGAACGCACCGAGTCCGTCCCCGCCGGCGAGGACGCCATCGTCGAGGTGCGGTTCCCCGCGAGCGACGTCCCCGACGACGAGGCCGCGGTCGTCGTCTCGATGGGCGAGACGCGCGTCGAACGCACCGTGGAGTTCGACGAGGCCCAGCCGACCCCGCCCACGACTGGGTCGCCGACGACGACGCCGACGCCGACGGGGTCGGAGCCGTGGCCGACGCTCGCCGACGGCGAACGCCGTCCGGCGAGCGACCCGCTCCCCGGATTCGGGCCGGTCGCGGCGCTCGCCAGCCTCGCCGCCGCGCTCGCCATCGTCGCTCGCCGGATCAGTCCCGGCGCCGGCGCCAGCGCCGACGCCGACGGCGACTGA
- a CDS encoding secondary thiamine-phosphate synthase enzyme YjbQ has product MESFTLETDASLTTAEITDEVASAVPEDGSGLATVFVGHTTAGVVLQEDEHRLRRDVVAFLEDVVADEGWTHDRLDGNADSHLRATLLGASETIPVEDGDLQLGTWQSVLFVECDGPRKREFGVQFVGD; this is encoded by the coding sequence ATGGAATCGTTCACGCTGGAGACCGACGCGTCCCTGACGACCGCGGAGATAACCGACGAGGTCGCCTCGGCCGTCCCCGAGGACGGGTCGGGCCTCGCGACGGTGTTCGTCGGGCACACGACCGCGGGCGTCGTCCTCCAGGAGGACGAGCACCGCCTGCGGCGAGACGTCGTCGCGTTCCTCGAGGACGTCGTCGCCGACGAGGGGTGGACGCACGACCGCCTCGACGGGAACGCCGACTCGCACCTCCGCGCGACGCTCCTCGGCGCGAGCGAGACGATCCCCGTCGAGGACGGCGACCTCCAGCTCGGGACGTGGCAGTCCGTGCTGTTCGTCGAGTGCGACGGCCCGCGCAAGCGCGAGTTCGGCGTCCAGTTCGTCGGCGACTGA
- a CDS encoding glycerophosphodiester phosphodiesterase family protein, whose protein sequence is MQLVAHRGFAREAPENTLGAVASAADAGANAVEVDVRAAEDGTPVVVHDATVDRVTDGSGPVSEYSPGALAAMDVLDSGEGVPTLDAVLECASDRGLAVNVDVKEPGVAAATVDAVRDATLPTAAVWVSSFHADALQRVAAASEATDGPEIDTAYLSWTRREDPVAVARDCGCSAVHPQYRTTIAGDLVERAHDAGLDVFAWTLDSPWVARVVANAGVDGLIADVALDEYAGLR, encoded by the coding sequence GTGCAACTGGTCGCCCACCGCGGGTTCGCTCGCGAAGCCCCGGAGAACACACTCGGCGCTGTCGCGTCCGCCGCCGACGCCGGCGCGAACGCCGTCGAGGTCGACGTTCGCGCAGCCGAGGACGGCACGCCCGTCGTCGTCCACGACGCGACCGTCGACCGCGTCACCGACGGCTCCGGACCGGTCAGCGAGTACTCGCCCGGCGCGCTCGCGGCGATGGACGTCCTCGACTCCGGCGAGGGCGTGCCGACGCTCGACGCCGTCCTCGAGTGCGCGAGCGACCGCGGCCTCGCCGTGAACGTCGACGTCAAGGAGCCCGGGGTCGCGGCGGCGACCGTCGACGCCGTCCGCGACGCCACGCTGCCGACGGCCGCGGTCTGGGTATCGTCGTTCCACGCCGACGCCCTCCAGCGGGTCGCGGCCGCGAGCGAGGCCACTGACGGTCCCGAGATCGATACCGCGTACCTGTCGTGGACGCGCCGCGAGGACCCGGTCGCGGTCGCGCGCGATTGCGGGTGCAGTGCCGTCCACCCGCAGTACCGGACGACGATCGCGGGCGACCTCGTCGAGCGCGCACACGACGCGGGTCTCGACGTGTTCGCGTGGACGCTCGACAGCCCGTGGGTGGCCCGGGTCGTCGCGAACGCCGGCGTCGACGGCCTGATCGCCGACGTCGCGCTCGACGAGTACGCCGGACTGCGCTAG
- a CDS encoding SdpI family protein: MRSRFRLVGGLVLVAVAAVASVLALPDLPERTAIHWGPGGSPDDFASPAFAAAFVPALMVVVLALFEGLPRVDPLKENFEEFAGVYDALVLATLGFLAGVHGLVLAFNLGYGVPMDVAVAVGVGGLYVVLGAVLHRVQRNWAVGVRTPWTLSDDVVWERTHDRAGSAFVVAGVASVAAALAVPEYATLVVVASAVVVAVAVSAYSYVLYRRRHPEGERTSP; this comes from the coding sequence ATGCGTTCGAGATTCCGACTCGTCGGTGGCCTGGTGCTGGTCGCCGTCGCGGCCGTAGCGAGCGTGCTCGCCCTCCCCGACCTCCCCGAGCGGACCGCCATCCACTGGGGGCCCGGTGGCTCGCCGGACGACTTCGCGTCGCCGGCGTTCGCCGCCGCGTTCGTCCCGGCACTCATGGTCGTCGTCCTCGCGCTCTTCGAGGGCCTCCCGAGGGTCGACCCGCTGAAGGAGAACTTCGAGGAGTTCGCGGGCGTCTACGACGCGCTCGTCCTCGCGACGCTCGGCTTCCTCGCCGGCGTGCACGGCCTCGTGCTCGCTTTCAACCTCGGGTACGGCGTCCCGATGGACGTGGCGGTCGCGGTCGGCGTCGGCGGCCTCTACGTCGTCCTCGGCGCCGTCCTCCACCGCGTACAGCGGAACTGGGCGGTCGGCGTCCGCACGCCGTGGACGCTCTCGGACGACGTGGTCTGGGAGCGCACGCACGACCGCGCCGGGAGCGCGTTCGTCGTCGCCGGCGTCGCGTCCGTCGCGGCCGCGCTCGCGGTCCCAGAGTACGCGACGCTCGTCGTCGTCGCGAGCGCGGTCGTCGTCGCGGTCGCCGTGTCCGCGTACTCGTACGTCCTCTACCGGCGACGACACCCCGAGGGCGAGCGGACGTCGCCCTGA
- a CDS encoding phosphotransferase family protein: MTDSYADRLVDEDALRAFLDDELGAVDAFSVRRHRAGHSNETLFVTRGDDEYVLRRPPAGETAEKAHDVLREYGVMDALQDTPVPLPETVLACDNESVIGAEFFLMRKLDGDVVRDEEPERFASAGHRRRLGEELVDSLAAIHDVEPAEVGLGEFGHPEGFAERQVERWSQQLMWAFDTTADEREVEALYDVMAWLQEHVPAEHPHALVHGDYKLDNVMFAPGTPPELVGVFDWEMSTLGDPRTDLGWLLSFWRDPDDDPAVAEAFLPTFVAEPGYPTRQDLVARWEDATGYAYDHDRFYRALAVYKLAGLGEMFYARHLQGDADDPLYPRMRDTVPALADRAQRIIDGDAPL, from the coding sequence ATGACCGACTCGTACGCGGACCGGCTCGTCGACGAGGACGCGCTCCGTGCGTTCCTCGACGACGAACTCGGCGCGGTCGACGCGTTCTCGGTGCGGCGACATCGAGCGGGCCACTCGAACGAGACGCTGTTCGTGACCCGCGGCGACGACGAGTACGTCCTCCGGCGACCGCCGGCGGGCGAGACCGCGGAGAAGGCTCACGACGTCCTCCGCGAGTACGGCGTGATGGACGCGCTCCAGGACACGCCCGTGCCACTCCCGGAGACGGTGCTGGCGTGCGACAACGAGTCCGTGATCGGCGCGGAGTTCTTCCTGATGCGGAAGCTCGACGGCGACGTCGTCAGGGACGAGGAACCCGAGCGGTTCGCGAGCGCGGGGCACCGCCGTCGGCTCGGCGAGGAGCTCGTGGATTCGCTCGCGGCGATCCACGACGTCGAGCCGGCCGAGGTCGGCCTCGGCGAGTTCGGGCACCCCGAGGGGTTCGCCGAGCGGCAGGTCGAGCGCTGGAGCCAGCAGCTCATGTGGGCGTTCGACACCACCGCCGACGAGCGCGAGGTCGAGGCGCTGTACGACGTGATGGCGTGGCTTCAGGAACACGTACCAGCCGAGCACCCGCACGCGCTCGTCCACGGCGACTACAAACTCGACAACGTCATGTTCGCGCCCGGGACGCCACCCGAGCTCGTCGGCGTGTTCGACTGGGAGATGTCGACGCTCGGCGACCCGCGAACCGACCTCGGGTGGCTGCTGTCGTTCTGGCGCGACCCGGACGACGACCCGGCCGTCGCCGAGGCGTTCCTGCCGACGTTCGTCGCCGAACCCGGCTACCCCACGCGCCAGGACCTCGTCGCCCGCTGGGAGGACGCCACCGGCTACGCGTACGACCACGACCGCTTCTACCGCGCACTCGCCGTCTACAAACTCGCCGGTCTCGGCGAGATGTTCTACGCCCGCCATCTCCAGGGCGACGCCGACGACCCCCTCTACCCGAGGATGCGCGACACCGTCCCCGCACTCGCCGACCGCGCCCAACGCATCATCGACGGCGACGCCCCGCTCTAA
- a CDS encoding deoxyribodipyrimidine photo-lyase yields the protein MQLHWHRDDLRCSDSVALSAAATSADDRGRVLPVFVFDDAVLEHASPNRVAFMREAVAALRADYRARGSDLVVRRGDPRDVLPALADAVGADRVVWNRGHSGLARERDAAVRDALDDADVAHADFEDAILHEPGSITTNDGTPYQVYTYFWKKWRDREKDAPYDPPNPDALWSPDDVDVDPVDAGASDADAIDPGDVPSQADLGFDEPTANLPAAGTDAARDRLTSFLESDVYDYADLRDYPAADCTSHLSVDLKWGTIGIREVHDEVVAARDFADTEADYESVEEYRSQLAWREFYAHVLHYNPEVVVENYKDYAHEIAWRDDPDELAAWKRGETGYPVVDAGMRQLREEGFVHNRVRMIVASFLTKDLQVDWREGYAHYREHLVDHDTANDAGGWQWAASTGTDAQPYFRIFNPTTQGEDYDPDAEYIRTYVPELRDADAAAIHDWPELSPSERQRQAPGYPAPIVDHGERRESALAMYEAARGD from the coding sequence ATGCAACTGCACTGGCACCGGGACGACCTCCGGTGTAGCGACAGCGTCGCGCTGTCCGCGGCCGCGACCAGCGCCGACGACCGCGGGCGAGTCCTGCCGGTGTTCGTCTTCGACGACGCCGTCCTCGAGCACGCCTCGCCGAACCGCGTCGCGTTCATGCGCGAGGCCGTCGCGGCGCTCCGCGCAGACTACCGCGCTCGCGGCAGCGACCTCGTCGTCCGCCGCGGCGACCCCCGCGACGTCCTGCCCGCGCTCGCCGACGCCGTCGGCGCCGACCGCGTCGTCTGGAACCGCGGCCACTCCGGGCTCGCCCGCGAGCGCGACGCCGCCGTCCGCGACGCGCTCGACGACGCCGACGTCGCGCACGCCGACTTCGAGGACGCGATCCTGCACGAACCCGGCTCCATCACGACGAACGACGGCACGCCCTACCAGGTGTACACGTACTTCTGGAAGAAGTGGCGCGATCGCGAGAAGGACGCCCCATACGACCCCCCCAACCCGGACGCGCTCTGGTCGCCCGACGACGTCGACGTCGATCCGGTCGACGCTGGCGCGAGCGACGCGGATGCAATCGATCCCGGCGACGTCCCGTCGCAGGCCGACCTCGGGTTCGACGAGCCGACCGCGAATCTCCCCGCGGCCGGCACCGACGCCGCCCGCGACCGCCTTACGTCGTTCCTCGAGTCCGACGTCTACGACTACGCCGACCTACGGGACTACCCCGCCGCGGACTGCACGAGCCACCTCTCCGTCGACCTGAAGTGGGGCACCATCGGCATCCGCGAGGTCCACGACGAGGTCGTCGCCGCGCGCGACTTCGCCGACACCGAAGCCGACTACGAGAGCGTCGAGGAGTACAGGAGCCAGCTCGCGTGGCGCGAGTTCTACGCGCACGTCCTCCACTACAACCCCGAAGTCGTCGTCGAGAACTACAAGGACTACGCGCACGAGATCGCGTGGCGCGACGACCCCGACGAGCTCGCGGCCTGGAAGCGCGGCGAGACCGGGTACCCGGTCGTCGACGCCGGCATGCGCCAGCTACGCGAGGAGGGGTTCGTCCACAATCGCGTGCGGATGATCGTCGCGTCGTTCCTCACGAAGGACCTCCAGGTCGACTGGCGCGAGGGCTACGCGCACTACCGCGAGCACCTCGTCGACCACGACACCGCGAACGACGCCGGCGGCTGGCAGTGGGCGGCGAGCACGGGCACCGACGCACAGCCGTACTTCCGGATCTTCAACCCGACGACGCAGGGCGAGGACTACGACCCCGACGCCGAGTATATCCGGACGTACGTGCCCGAGCTCCGGGACGCCGACGCGGCCGCGATCCACGACTGGCCGGAGCTCTCGCCGAGCGAGCGCCAGCGGCAAGCGCCCGGGTATCCCGCACCGATCGTCGACCACGGCGAGCGCCGCGAGTCGGCGCTCGCGATGTACGAGGCCGCCCGCGGCGACTGA
- a CDS encoding UbiA family prenyltransferase gives MSSARERVQQVGPTLDLPTVESVGRALVHASVVDAAVGAAKVLTVVLLLEIPLTPAVAVGGLSTFAIYASNKLVDDEDAVNAPERAQFVARYRRELTVATAGAVALALALSATAGPLAFALTALPGVAAVAYSVDLPLVERRLKDVLGVSTLLVAGSWALPVVALPVVWVDATFTATAGITFAFYLAQTAVAFEVRNVRDVAGDRAEGVDTVPVVFGVPTTRRLLYAVDVAAIGLYAAGTAAGVLPVAVGAVFAFATVVSIGVTASVDRGYDDARICLLRDANYGLVLLVVALAG, from the coding sequence ATGTCATCTGCCCGCGAGCGTGTCCAGCAGGTTGGCCCGACCCTCGATCTCCCGACGGTCGAATCCGTCGGTCGCGCGCTCGTCCACGCCTCGGTCGTGGACGCGGCCGTCGGCGCGGCGAAGGTACTCACCGTCGTTCTCCTCCTGGAAATCCCGCTCACGCCCGCCGTCGCCGTCGGCGGACTCTCGACGTTCGCGATCTACGCCTCGAACAAGCTCGTCGACGACGAGGACGCCGTCAACGCTCCCGAACGCGCGCAGTTCGTGGCTCGCTACCGGCGAGAGCTGACCGTCGCGACCGCCGGCGCCGTCGCGCTCGCGCTCGCGCTCTCCGCGACCGCCGGCCCGCTGGCGTTCGCGCTCACCGCGCTCCCCGGCGTCGCCGCCGTCGCGTACAGCGTCGACCTCCCGCTCGTAGAGCGCCGCCTCAAGGACGTCCTCGGCGTCAGCACGCTCCTCGTCGCCGGCTCGTGGGCGCTCCCCGTCGTCGCCCTCCCCGTCGTCTGGGTCGACGCCACGTTCACCGCCACCGCCGGCATCACCTTCGCGTTCTACCTCGCCCAGACCGCGGTCGCGTTCGAGGTGCGGAACGTCCGCGACGTCGCCGGCGACCGCGCCGAGGGCGTCGACACCGTCCCCGTCGTCTTCGGCGTCCCCACCACGCGCCGGCTCCTCTACGCCGTCGACGTCGCCGCCATCGGGCTCTACGCCGCCGGGACCGCCGCCGGCGTCCTCCCCGTCGCCGTCGGCGCCGTCTTCGCGTTCGCGACCGTCGTCTCCATCGGCGTCACCGCGAGCGTCGACCGCGGTTACGACGACGCCCGCATCTGCCTGCTCCGGGACGCGAACTACGGGCTCGTCCTCCTCGTCGTCGCACTCGCCGGCTGA
- the sod gene encoding superoxide dismutase — translation MSEHSNPELPPLPYDYDALEPSISEQVLTWHHDTHHQGYVNGLEAAEETLAENRSSGDYGSTAGALGNVTHNGSGHYLHTLFWENMDPNGGGEPEGELRDRIEDDFGSYEGWKGEFEAAAGAAGGWALLVYDPVAKQLRNVKVDKHDQGALWGSHPILACDVWEHSYYYDYGPDRGSFVDGFFDVIDWDNVAEQYQKTVGKHE, via the coding sequence ATGTCTGAACACTCCAACCCCGAACTGCCGCCGCTCCCGTACGACTACGACGCGCTCGAGCCGTCGATCAGCGAACAGGTCCTCACGTGGCATCACGACACCCACCACCAGGGCTACGTGAACGGCCTCGAAGCCGCCGAGGAGACGCTCGCGGAGAACCGCTCCTCCGGCGACTACGGCTCCACCGCTGGCGCGCTCGGGAACGTCACCCACAACGGCAGTGGACACTACCTCCACACGCTGTTCTGGGAGAACATGGACCCGAACGGTGGCGGCGAGCCCGAGGGCGAGCTCCGCGACCGCATCGAGGACGACTTCGGCTCCTACGAGGGCTGGAAGGGCGAGTTCGAGGCCGCAGCCGGCGCCGCCGGCGGCTGGGCGCTCCTCGTCTACGACCCCGTCGCCAAGCAGCTCCGCAACGTCAAGGTCGACAAGCACGACCAGGGCGCGCTCTGGGGCAGCCACCCCATCCTCGCGTGCGACGTCTGGGAGCACTCGTACTACTACGACTACGGCCCGGACCGCGGCAGCTTCGTCGACGGATTCTTCGACGTGATCGACTGGGACAACGTCGCCGAGCAGTACCAGAAGACGGTCGGCAAGCACGAGTAA
- a CDS encoding DUF5827 family protein has translation MPVPKDEFDQLLPCDFSTPEELLEPNEMYTVYEIARLMQGLEPDAAIEEATEAVLLDWAIPWVVHHGDDLVIADPRSDDEPGYYGVKTTE, from the coding sequence ATGCCAGTCCCGAAGGACGAGTTCGACCAACTCCTGCCGTGCGACTTCTCGACGCCCGAAGAACTGCTGGAGCCGAACGAGATGTACACCGTGTACGAGATTGCGCGCCTCATGCAGGGCCTCGAGCCCGACGCCGCCATCGAGGAGGCCACCGAGGCGGTGCTGCTCGACTGGGCGATCCCGTGGGTCGTCCACCACGGCGACGACCTCGTCATCGCGGACCCGCGCAGCGACGACGAACCCGGGTACTACGGCGTGAAGACCACCGAATGA
- a CDS encoding ATPase, producing MRLLVAGGDRVDAGKTTFSTGLLAYADAVGFKPRAGNDYWFDHDDYERAVDDGRLYGKDAKRLAAASASDVAPEAINPLHRLWRPSHGTGSGLVGAGHREFVLDRVTVDGADEYVVHADADVPPSARERLPLADATVVDSLPAFNDVMRDLHADALSSVAGSVRECERVVVESYGDVAVPLADVAFDAVAVVDPGRARVYDGDRYLKARSVVGGTAREGRLEETTGDVLEHCDPQATVSLPALASDDRADPEAVADAYELAYDALVSIALA from the coding sequence ATGAGGCTGCTGGTCGCTGGCGGCGACCGCGTCGACGCGGGGAAGACGACGTTCAGCACGGGCTTGCTCGCGTACGCCGACGCGGTCGGGTTCAAGCCGCGGGCGGGGAACGACTACTGGTTCGACCACGACGACTACGAGCGCGCCGTCGACGACGGTCGCCTGTACGGGAAGGACGCGAAGCGGCTCGCGGCCGCGAGCGCGAGCGACGTGGCCCCGGAGGCGATCAACCCGCTGCATCGGCTCTGGCGGCCGAGTCACGGAACGGGAAGCGGCCTCGTCGGTGCGGGTCACCGCGAGTTCGTCCTCGACCGCGTCACCGTCGACGGCGCGGACGAGTACGTCGTGCACGCCGACGCGGACGTCCCGCCCTCGGCGCGCGAGCGCCTGCCGCTCGCGGACGCAACCGTCGTCGACTCTCTGCCCGCGTTCAACGACGTCATGCGCGACCTGCACGCCGACGCCCTGTCGAGCGTCGCGGGCAGCGTCCGCGAGTGCGAGCGCGTCGTCGTCGAGTCCTACGGCGACGTCGCCGTGCCGCTCGCGGACGTCGCGTTCGACGCCGTCGCGGTCGTCGACCCGGGACGTGCCCGCGTCTACGACGGCGACCGCTACCTGAAAGCGCGGTCGGTCGTCGGCGGGACCGCTCGCGAAGGACGACTCGAGGAGACCACCGGCGACGTCCTCGAACACTGCGACCCGCAGGCGACCGTCTCGCTGCCCGCGCTCGCGAGCGACGACCGCGCCGATCCCGAAGCCGTCGCCGACGCGTACGAGCTCGCGTACGACGCCCTCGTCTCCATCGCACTCGCCTGA
- a CDS encoding MBL fold metallo-hydrolase codes for MISNLAQGVRAFTSNAFHVAGERDVLVDAGANFDVVERVAEAGGIDALVLTHTHRDHVGNLPDVVDAFDVDVWGYDTDQPGVDRAIADEERVQLGDDEYVAYHTPGHKDDHLCFHSPDAGVLFAGDLVFQGGSFGRTDLEEGNHPVLVDSIERMVDVLDDDLEAMHTGHGPSVTDQPYRHVEAALSAARSAGGF; via the coding sequence ATGATCTCGAATCTCGCGCAGGGCGTCCGTGCGTTCACGAGCAACGCGTTCCACGTCGCCGGCGAGCGGGACGTGCTCGTCGACGCGGGCGCGAACTTCGACGTCGTGGAACGCGTCGCGGAGGCGGGCGGCATCGACGCGCTCGTGTTGACGCACACGCACCGCGATCACGTCGGGAACCTCCCCGATGTCGTGGACGCGTTCGACGTGGACGTCTGGGGGTACGATACGGACCAGCCGGGCGTCGACCGCGCGATCGCCGACGAGGAGCGCGTGCAGCTCGGGGACGACGAGTACGTCGCGTACCACACGCCCGGACACAAGGACGACCACCTCTGCTTCCACAGTCCCGACGCCGGAGTGCTGTTCGCGGGCGACCTCGTCTTTCAGGGCGGCTCGTTCGGCCGAACGGACCTCGAGGAAGGCAATCATCCGGTGCTCGTCGACAGCATCGAGCGCATGGTCGACGTCCTCGACGACGACCTCGAAGCGATGCACACCGGCCACGGGCCCTCGGTCACCGACCAGCCCTACCGGCACGTCGAGGCGGCGCTCTCGGCGGCGCGCTCGGCAGGCGGGTTCTGA
- a CDS encoding cupin domain-containing protein: protein MSYTHAAASDVESVMDPDYGGMWFLRDALATDELGVTILELEPGARGKEHDHADDGQEEVYVCVRGVVDVDFDGGGDDGGETVSLATNEAVRVSADQTRQLQNRGDEAAKLVLVGTAVE from the coding sequence ATGTCGTACACGCACGCGGCGGCGTCGGACGTTGAATCGGTCATGGACCCGGACTACGGCGGGATGTGGTTCCTCCGGGACGCGCTCGCGACGGACGAACTGGGCGTCACCATCCTCGAACTGGAGCCGGGGGCGCGCGGGAAGGAGCACGACCACGCGGACGACGGCCAGGAGGAGGTGTACGTGTGCGTTCGGGGCGTGGTCGACGTCGACTTCGACGGCGGCGGCGACGACGGTGGGGAGACGGTGTCGCTCGCGACGAACGAGGCGGTGCGCGTGAGCGCCGACCAGACTCGCCAGCTCCAGAACCGGGGCGACGAAGCGGCGAAGCTCGTGCTCGTCGGGACGGCAGTCGAGTAG
- the thyX gene encoding FAD-dependent thymidylate synthase, translating to MEVQLLEATDDPEEVICKGARNDYSEPFVGDQTFAETMATVDGETLEEKKETLIGHLLDHGHYGPFEHANAVFAVKGISRSCMAQMTRHRHVSFDVQSMRYVSFDEVDPDDVRDGEMVVTPPSATDPDWVGRNQSTGQVDEETVAEREELFRESVSRSVEEYQRLLDLGMPPEDARFVLPIGTEVNMVMSMNARMLMHVADMRAAADAQWEIREMTERVLDHAAEWCPITFAYYEEHMKNRKNRLAP from the coding sequence ATGGAAGTCCAACTACTGGAGGCGACGGACGACCCCGAGGAGGTCATCTGCAAGGGCGCGCGGAACGACTACAGCGAGCCGTTCGTCGGCGACCAGACGTTCGCGGAGACGATGGCGACCGTCGACGGAGAGACGCTCGAGGAGAAGAAGGAGACGCTCATCGGGCACCTGCTCGACCACGGCCACTACGGGCCGTTCGAGCACGCGAACGCGGTGTTCGCCGTGAAGGGCATCAGTCGCTCGTGCATGGCGCAGATGACGCGCCACCGGCACGTGAGCTTCGACGTCCAGTCGATGCGGTACGTGAGCTTCGACGAGGTCGACCCCGACGACGTCCGCGACGGCGAGATGGTGGTGACGCCGCCGTCGGCCACCGACCCGGACTGGGTCGGTCGGAACCAGTCGACGGGACAGGTCGACGAGGAGACGGTCGCCGAACGCGAGGAACTGTTCCGCGAGTCCGTGAGTCGAAGCGTCGAAGAGTACCAGCGTCTGCTCGACCTCGGGATGCCGCCGGAGGACGCCAGGTTCGTGCTCCCGATCGGGACCGAGGTGAACATGGTGATGTCGATGAACGCGCGGATGCTGATGCACGTCGCCGACATGCGCGCCGCCGCGGACGCGCAGTGGGAGATCCGCGAGATGACCGAGCGCGTGCTCGACCACGCGGCGGAGTGGTGCCCGATCACGTTCGCGTACTACGAGGAACACATGAAGAACCGGAAGAACCGCCTCGCGCCCTGA